From the genome of Rathayibacter sp. VKM Ac-2759, one region includes:
- a CDS encoding class II fumarate hydratase, whose translation MVDNSPTDSDFRIEHDTMGEVRVPRSALYAAQTQRAVENFPISGAGLEPAQIAALARIKKAAALANAELGVLDADIAGAIADAADLIVAGGYDEHFPIDVYQTGSGTSSNMNMNEVLSTLATTALGRTVHPNDHVNASQSSNDVFPTSVHVAVTGALIESLIPSLEHLAEALEAKAELWSEAVKSGRTHLMDATPVTLGQEFGGYAMQIRLGIERVRSALPRVAEVPLGGTAVGTGINTPAGFPQKVIARLAEETGLPVTEARNHFEAQGARDSLVEASGALRVLAVSLTKINNDLRWMGSGPNTGLGELHIPDLQPGSSIMPGKVNPVIPEAVLMVCARVIGNDATIAWAGASGAFELNVAIPVMGTALLESIRLLATSATLLADKTVVGLEANLERARALAESSPSIVTPLNKVIGYEAAAKVAKNSVAKGITVRESVVDLGFVERGEVTEEQLDAALDVMSMTHPG comes from the coding sequence AGCACGACACGATGGGCGAGGTGCGGGTCCCGCGCTCGGCGCTCTACGCGGCGCAGACGCAGCGTGCGGTCGAGAACTTCCCGATCTCGGGAGCCGGCCTCGAGCCCGCGCAGATCGCCGCCCTGGCCCGGATCAAGAAGGCCGCGGCCCTCGCGAACGCCGAGCTCGGAGTCCTCGACGCCGACATCGCCGGTGCCATCGCGGACGCGGCCGACCTGATCGTCGCCGGCGGCTACGACGAGCACTTCCCGATCGACGTCTACCAGACCGGATCCGGGACCTCCTCGAACATGAACATGAACGAGGTGCTCAGCACGCTGGCCACCACCGCGCTCGGCCGCACCGTGCACCCGAACGACCACGTCAACGCCTCCCAGTCCTCCAACGACGTCTTCCCGACGTCGGTGCACGTGGCCGTCACCGGCGCGCTGATCGAGAGCCTCATCCCCTCGCTCGAGCACCTCGCCGAGGCGCTCGAGGCGAAGGCCGAGCTGTGGTCCGAGGCCGTGAAGTCGGGCCGCACCCACCTGATGGACGCCACTCCCGTGACGCTCGGACAGGAGTTCGGCGGCTACGCCATGCAGATCCGGCTCGGCATCGAGCGCGTCCGCTCGGCGCTCCCCCGTGTCGCGGAGGTCCCGCTCGGCGGCACGGCCGTCGGCACCGGCATCAACACGCCCGCCGGCTTCCCGCAGAAGGTCATCGCCCGCCTCGCGGAGGAGACGGGCCTGCCCGTCACCGAGGCGCGCAACCACTTCGAGGCGCAGGGCGCCCGCGACTCCCTGGTCGAGGCCTCCGGCGCGCTCCGCGTGCTGGCCGTCAGCCTCACCAAGATCAACAACGACCTGCGCTGGATGGGCTCCGGCCCCAACACCGGGCTGGGCGAGCTGCACATCCCCGACCTGCAGCCGGGCTCGTCGATCATGCCCGGCAAGGTCAACCCGGTCATTCCGGAGGCGGTCCTCATGGTCTGCGCCCGCGTCATCGGCAACGACGCCACCATCGCCTGGGCCGGCGCCTCGGGTGCCTTCGAGCTCAACGTCGCCATCCCGGTGATGGGTACGGCGCTGCTCGAGTCGATCCGCCTGCTGGCGACCTCGGCGACCCTCCTCGCCGACAAGACCGTCGTCGGCCTCGAGGCCAACCTCGAGCGTGCGCGCGCCCTCGCGGAGTCGTCGCCGTCGATCGTCACCCCGCTCAACAAGGTCATCGGCTACGAGGCCGCCGCCAAGGTCGCGAAGAACTCGGTCGCGAAGGGCATCACCGTCCGCGAATCGGTCGTCGACCTCGGTTTCGTCGAACGCGGCGAGGTGACGGAGGAGCAGCTGGACGCGGCCCTCGACGTCATGTCGATGACGCACCCGGGGTGA
- a CDS encoding prepilin peptidase — protein sequence MRQGAALDAVAVVLGAGALVVLVGHRGAGGAALVIAVLTVPLVLADVRRRLLPNMLTVPILVVGIVQQPEQVPVAAAVALGLGALHLAGGLGMGDVKLGVGLAFPLGAEQTIAGAGLAFLLAGLWALPLVLAGDRSRIAFGPFQLAAFWIVLAAG from the coding sequence ATGCGACAGGGCGCGGCACTCGATGCGGTCGCCGTCGTGCTCGGCGCGGGTGCCCTGGTCGTTCTCGTCGGGCACCGAGGGGCGGGTGGGGCGGCGCTCGTGATCGCGGTGCTGACGGTGCCGCTCGTGCTCGCGGACGTCCGGAGGCGCCTGCTGCCGAACATGCTCACCGTGCCGATCCTGGTCGTCGGGATCGTGCAGCAGCCCGAGCAGGTGCCCGTCGCCGCGGCGGTGGCGCTGGGGCTCGGTGCGCTGCACCTGGCCGGTGGGCTCGGGATGGGCGACGTCAAGCTCGGAGTCGGGCTGGCCTTCCCGCTCGGCGCGGAGCAGACGATCGCGGGAGCGGGCCTGGCCTTCCTGCTGGCGGGGCTCTGGGCGCTGCCCCTGGTCCTCGCGGGTGATCGCTCCCGGATCGCGTTCGGCCCCTTCCAGCTCGCCGCGTTCTGGATCGTCCTCGCAGCCGGATGA
- a CDS encoding acyl-CoA dehydrogenase family protein: protein MSILDDALLERFRLRAADYDERNVFFAEDLEELRAIGYLALFVPEELGGAGLGLEQVAAEQTRLATAAPATALAINMHLVWTGVARVLRERGDDSLTHVLRDAADGHVFAFGNSEAGNDLVLFDSLTRAEPQPDGSHRFTGTKIFTSLSPAWTRLGVFGRDDSGPEPRLVHGFIDRETPGSPVAGLRVHDDWDTLGMRATQSRTTVLDGVEVPAARMFRSLPVGPSADPLVFAIFANFELLIASVYLGIAQRALTLAVEAARRRTSLKAGGRPLSEDPDIRWRIADAAILLDGLEAPLRSAAADVDGLVDRGARWFPSLVGVKIRTTEAALRIVESAVRASGGSAYSRRSELSRLYRDVLAGLFHPSDDESAHSTFANAWLGPLPPRD, encoded by the coding sequence GTGAGCATCCTCGATGACGCGCTCCTCGAGCGCTTCCGACTCCGCGCGGCCGACTACGACGAGCGCAACGTCTTCTTCGCCGAGGATCTGGAGGAGCTGCGGGCGATCGGCTACCTGGCGCTGTTCGTGCCGGAGGAGCTCGGCGGCGCGGGACTCGGCCTCGAGCAGGTCGCGGCCGAGCAGACCCGGCTGGCGACCGCTGCGCCGGCGACCGCCCTGGCGATCAACATGCACCTCGTCTGGACGGGCGTGGCGCGCGTCCTGCGCGAGCGGGGCGACGACTCGCTGACGCACGTGCTGCGGGATGCGGCGGACGGGCACGTCTTCGCCTTCGGCAACAGCGAGGCGGGCAACGACCTCGTCCTCTTCGACTCGCTGACGCGGGCCGAGCCGCAGCCCGACGGCTCCCACCGCTTCACCGGCACCAAGATCTTCACCTCGCTCTCGCCGGCCTGGACCCGGTTGGGCGTCTTCGGGCGCGACGACAGCGGGCCCGAGCCGCGCCTCGTGCACGGGTTCATCGATCGCGAGACACCGGGGTCACCCGTCGCGGGTCTCCGGGTCCACGACGACTGGGACACGCTCGGCATGCGCGCCACCCAGAGCCGGACGACGGTGCTGGACGGTGTGGAGGTGCCCGCGGCGCGGATGTTCCGCTCGCTGCCCGTCGGCCCCTCCGCGGACCCGCTCGTCTTCGCGATCTTCGCGAACTTCGAGCTGCTGATCGCCTCCGTGTACCTCGGGATCGCGCAGCGGGCGCTGACGCTCGCGGTGGAGGCGGCGCGACGTCGCACGTCGCTCAAGGCGGGCGGGCGGCCGCTGTCCGAGGATCCGGACATCCGCTGGCGCATCGCCGATGCGGCGATCCTGCTCGACGGACTCGAGGCGCCGCTGCGCTCGGCCGCCGCCGATGTCGACGGGCTCGTCGACCGGGGCGCCCGCTGGTTCCCGTCGCTGGTCGGCGTCAAGATCCGCACCACGGAGGCGGCGCTGCGCATCGTCGAGAGCGCGGTGCGCGCCTCCGGAGGCTCGGCCTACTCGCGCCGCTCGGAGCTGTCGCGGCTCTACCGCGACGTGCTCGCCGGGCTCTTCCACCCCTCCGACGACGAGTCGGCGCACTCGACCTTCGCGAACGCCTGGCTGGGGCCTCTGCCTCCTCGGGACTGA
- a CDS encoding FAD-dependent oxidoreductase translates to MVRETRTTCAIVGAGPAGLVLGLLLARAGVAVTVLEKHADFLRDFRGDTVHPTTLGLLDDLGLFPRFDALPHSRIQRVSVPTGGAPMVVADFSRLPVRHPFIAMVPQWDLLALLAEEAATEPSFTLLTEHEVTGVVREGDRVVGVEYTAESGPGRLLADLTVACDGRWSAVRRSVGLVAREAAVGFDVWWYRIPTRRDVGESLLPRLAAGRVAIAIPRRGYLQVARLGAKGTDARVRGRGIESFRAEAAALLPEVAGDVKSIASMEEVKHLDVRLDRLRRWSAPGVLCIGDAAHAMSPVGGVGINLAVQDAVATARLLAGPLSRGVFECGGDGLLARVQHRRAVPAALVQALQRVLHARLIMPALSGRLSGPPRPLVVLLRALPALAVFPALLVGVGPRPERAPGWSRRPAS, encoded by the coding sequence ATGGTTCGGGAGACGCGGACGACCTGTGCGATCGTCGGGGCCGGGCCGGCCGGGCTCGTGCTGGGGCTGCTCCTCGCCCGCGCCGGGGTCGCGGTGACGGTCCTCGAGAAGCACGCCGACTTCCTCCGCGACTTCCGCGGCGACACGGTGCACCCGACCACGCTGGGTCTGCTCGACGACCTCGGGCTCTTCCCCCGCTTCGACGCGCTGCCTCACTCGAGGATCCAGCGGGTGAGCGTGCCGACCGGAGGTGCGCCGATGGTCGTGGCGGACTTCTCGCGGCTCCCAGTGCGCCATCCCTTCATCGCGATGGTGCCGCAGTGGGACCTGCTCGCCCTGCTGGCGGAGGAGGCCGCGACCGAGCCGTCCTTCACCCTGCTGACCGAGCACGAGGTGACCGGGGTCGTCCGTGAGGGCGATCGCGTCGTCGGCGTGGAGTACACGGCGGAGTCGGGGCCGGGGCGGCTGCTCGCCGATCTCACCGTGGCGTGCGACGGACGGTGGTCGGCCGTGCGCCGGTCGGTCGGGCTCGTGGCGCGCGAGGCCGCGGTGGGCTTCGACGTCTGGTGGTATCGGATCCCGACGCGGCGCGACGTGGGCGAGTCGCTGCTGCCGCGCCTGGCGGCGGGACGGGTGGCGATCGCGATCCCGCGGAGGGGCTACCTCCAGGTCGCGCGGCTCGGAGCGAAGGGCACCGACGCCCGGGTGCGCGGTCGGGGGATCGAGTCGTTCCGAGCGGAGGCGGCGGCGCTGCTCCCCGAGGTCGCGGGTGATGTGAAGTCGATCGCCTCGATGGAGGAGGTGAAGCACCTCGACGTCCGGCTGGACCGCCTCCGCCGCTGGTCGGCACCCGGGGTGCTCTGCATCGGCGACGCGGCGCACGCGATGTCCCCGGTCGGAGGAGTCGGCATCAACCTCGCCGTGCAGGACGCGGTCGCGACCGCGCGACTGCTCGCCGGCCCGCTGAGCAGGGGCGTCTTCGAGTGCGGAGGCGATGGTCTGCTCGCCCGCGTGCAGCACCGCCGCGCTGTTCCGGCCGCACTGGTCCAGGCGCTGCAGCGGGTGCTGCACGCGCGCCTGATCATGCCGGCGCTGAGCGGCCGCCTGTCCGGCCCGCCGCGCCCGCTCGTCGTGCTCCTGCGCGCGCTGCCCGCCCTGGCGGTCTTCCCCGCCCTCCTCGTCGGGGTGGGCCCGCGCCCCGAGCGCGCGCCCGGCTGGTCCCGCCGCCCTGCGTCGTGA